The proteins below come from a single Sphingomicrobium sediminis genomic window:
- a CDS encoding aldo/keto reductase: MTDQPMITLNDDRQIPQLGFGTYKIDDEAAPNAVGIALDVGYQLVDTGSIYENERGVGKALQDRGDVWLTTKIWNSDQGYEEAKTAFGHALNRLGREDVDLLLIHWPCPDKQLYLETWKAFIELREEGRAKSIGVSNFEETQLRELVDATGFAPAVNQVELHPRFQQRELRQVHEELGIATQSWSPLGRADYFDDPAIASIAEETGQSPAAIIIRWHLQHGLLTIPKASSRGHIEDNFAATTFELSDEQMARIDALDDEGGRMGPHPANFC, encoded by the coding sequence GTGACCGACCAGCCCATGATCACCCTCAACGACGACCGCCAGATCCCGCAATTGGGGTTCGGCACCTACAAGATCGATGACGAGGCGGCGCCCAATGCAGTCGGGATCGCGCTCGATGTCGGCTACCAGCTCGTCGACACGGGCTCCATCTACGAGAATGAGCGCGGCGTCGGCAAAGCGCTGCAGGATCGGGGCGATGTCTGGCTGACCACGAAGATCTGGAACAGTGATCAAGGCTATGAGGAGGCCAAGACCGCGTTCGGTCATGCGCTGAACAGGCTCGGACGAGAGGATGTCGACCTGCTGCTGATCCACTGGCCTTGCCCGGACAAGCAGCTCTACCTGGAGACATGGAAAGCCTTCATCGAGCTCCGCGAAGAGGGACGCGCCAAATCGATCGGGGTCAGCAATTTCGAGGAGACCCAGCTACGCGAATTGGTCGATGCGACCGGATTTGCACCTGCAGTGAACCAGGTCGAATTGCATCCTCGCTTCCAGCAGCGTGAATTGCGCCAAGTGCATGAAGAGCTGGGCATCGCAACGCAAAGCTGGTCGCCGCTCGGCCGGGCCGACTATTTCGACGATCCGGCGATTGCGTCGATTGCCGAGGAGACGGGGCAATCGCCGGCCGCGATCATCATCCGCTGGCATCTCCAGCACGGATTGCTGACCATCCCGAAAGCGTCGAGCCGGGGGCATATCGAGGATAATTTTGCGGCCACGACCTTCGAGCTCAGCGACGAGCAGATGGCGCGGATCGATGCATTGGATGACGAGGGCGGGCGCATGGGCCCGCACCCCGCCAATTTCTGCTAG
- the serA gene encoding phosphoglycerate dehydrogenase, producing the protein MDPRAAEIFRERGIEVHEKPGLSPEEQKAIIGEYDGLAIRSSTKVTADMLEAATNLKVIGRAGIGVDNIDIPAATAKGIVVMNTPFGNSITTAEHAIALMFALARQLPAADASTQAGKWEKSKFMGVELTGKTLGLIGAGNIGSIVAARAQGLKMKVIAFDPFLTPERAIEIGVEKVDLDTLLARADFITLHTPLTDQTRGILGRDALSKVKKGVRIINCARGGLIDEEALKEGLESGHIAGAALDVFATEPAKENALFGTPGFISTPHLGASTTEAQVNVAIQVAEQMSDYLLLGGITNALNSPSLSAEEAPRIKPYMGLSGNLGRLVGQVLGEEIDSIAVEVEGAAAELNITPISGAVLAGLMGSYSDSVNMVNAPVLAKDRGLDVSEVRHAHEGDYHTLVRVTARLKDGNKCNVEGTLVGNANPRLVEMFGVGVEAELTGPMLYIVNEDAPGFIGALGSTLGDADVNIATFALGRRNIGGEALALVAIDSEPSEKLLDALRAIRGVKKVVALRFD; encoded by the coding sequence ATGGATCCGCGCGCTGCCGAAATCTTCCGCGAGCGCGGGATCGAGGTGCACGAGAAACCGGGCCTCAGCCCCGAAGAGCAGAAGGCGATCATCGGCGAGTATGACGGCCTTGCCATCCGCTCGTCGACGAAGGTGACTGCCGACATGCTGGAGGCCGCGACGAACCTCAAGGTCATCGGCCGCGCCGGCATCGGGGTCGACAATATCGACATTCCCGCCGCAACCGCGAAGGGCATCGTCGTAATGAACACGCCGTTCGGCAATTCGATCACGACGGCCGAACATGCCATCGCTTTGATGTTCGCGCTGGCCCGCCAGCTTCCCGCCGCCGACGCCTCGACGCAGGCCGGCAAGTGGGAAAAATCCAAATTCATGGGCGTCGAGCTGACCGGCAAGACGCTGGGCCTGATCGGCGCCGGCAATATCGGCAGCATCGTCGCCGCCCGCGCGCAGGGGCTCAAGATGAAGGTCATCGCCTTCGATCCCTTCCTGACGCCCGAACGCGCCATCGAGATCGGGGTCGAAAAGGTCGACCTCGACACGCTGCTCGCCCGCGCCGACTTCATCACGCTGCACACGCCGCTGACCGACCAGACGCGCGGCATTCTCGGCCGCGACGCGCTGTCCAAGGTCAAGAAGGGCGTGCGCATCATCAACTGCGCGCGCGGCGGCCTCATCGACGAGGAGGCGCTCAAGGAAGGTCTCGAAAGCGGCCACATTGCCGGCGCTGCGCTCGATGTCTTCGCGACCGAGCCGGCCAAGGAAAATGCGCTGTTCGGCACGCCGGGCTTCATCTCGACCCCGCATCTCGGCGCCTCGACCACCGAAGCGCAGGTCAATGTCGCCATCCAGGTCGCCGAACAGATGAGCGACTACCTCCTGCTGGGCGGTATCACCAATGCCTTGAACAGCCCGTCGCTCTCGGCCGAGGAAGCGCCCCGTATCAAGCCCTATATGGGCCTGTCGGGCAATCTCGGTCGCCTCGTCGGCCAGGTGCTGGGCGAGGAAATCGATTCGATCGCGGTCGAGGTCGAGGGCGCTGCTGCCGAGCTCAACATCACGCCGATTTCGGGCGCGGTGCTGGCCGGCCTCATGGGCAGCTATTCGGACAGCGTGAACATGGTCAACGCGCCGGTGCTGGCCAAGGATCGCGGCCTCGACGTCTCCGAAGTGCGTCATGCCCACGAGGGCGATTATCACACGCTGGTCCGCGTCACGGCCCGACTCAAGGACGGCAACAAGTGCAATGTCGAAGGCACGCTCGTCGGCAATGCCAACCCGCGCCTCGTCGAGATGTTCGGCGTCGGCGTGGAGGCCGAATTGACCGGCCCGATGCTCTACATCGTCAATGAGGACGCGCCGGGCTTTATCGGCGCATTGGGGTCGACGCTCGGCGATGCGGACGTCAACATCGCAACCTTCGCGCTGGGCCGCCGCAACATTGGCGGTGAGGCGTTGGCGCTGGTCGCGATCGACAGCGAACCGTCCGAAAAATTGCTCGATGCGCTACGCGCCATTCGCGGTGTGAAGAAGGTTGTCGCGCTGCGCTTCGACTAG
- a CDS encoding DnaJ C-terminal domain-containing protein codes for MDLYQQLGVKRDATEAEIKKAYRSLAKQLHPDRNKDNPKAAERFGKVTQAYDILADKDKRAQYDRGEIDEEGNPKSPFGGFGGGGFGGGARGQGYPGGGAGQQGFEESDLSDLFEGIFGGGGGRQRGGFGGFGRRSAPPQKGQDAIYRLTVPFVDAARQEPQRVKLSGGKTLDMKLPAGVEDGTKIRLAGQGEEGAGGKGDAIVTIAIAGHKYFKRDGNDIRIDLPITLKEAVQGAKVKVPTVDGAVTMTIPKGTSGGTVMRLKGKGFSKKTGGRGDQLVTLEIEIPKGDSALETFVKDWEHPGDPRAGMGS; via the coding sequence ATGGACCTATATCAGCAACTGGGCGTCAAGCGGGACGCGACCGAGGCCGAGATCAAGAAGGCCTATCGCAGCCTCGCCAAACAGCTTCATCCCGACCGCAACAAGGACAATCCCAAGGCCGCCGAGCGCTTCGGCAAGGTCACGCAGGCCTATGACATCCTCGCGGACAAGGACAAACGCGCGCAATATGATCGCGGCGAAATCGACGAGGAAGGCAATCCCAAATCACCTTTTGGCGGCTTTGGCGGCGGTGGCTTCGGTGGCGGCGCGCGCGGGCAGGGCTATCCGGGAGGAGGGGCTGGCCAGCAAGGCTTCGAGGAAAGCGACCTTTCCGACCTGTTCGAAGGGATTTTCGGTGGCGGTGGTGGTCGCCAGCGCGGTGGCTTTGGCGGCTTTGGACGGCGTAGCGCTCCGCCGCAAAAGGGCCAGGACGCCATTTATCGCCTGACCGTGCCGTTCGTGGACGCAGCGCGGCAGGAGCCGCAGCGGGTCAAATTGTCCGGCGGCAAGACGCTCGACATGAAGCTTCCCGCCGGAGTCGAAGACGGCACCAAGATCCGCCTCGCCGGGCAGGGCGAAGAAGGCGCCGGTGGCAAGGGCGATGCCATCGTCACCATCGCGATTGCCGGGCACAAATATTTCAAGCGCGACGGCAACGATATCCGTATCGACCTGCCGATCACGCTCAAGGAAGCCGTCCAGGGCGCCAAGGTGAAGGTGCCGACGGTCGATGGCGCGGTCACCATGACCATTCCCAAGGGCACCAGCGGCGGCACGGTGATGCGCCTCAAGGGCAAGGGCTTTTCCAAGAAAACCGGTGGTCGCGGCGACCAGCTCGTGACGCTGGAAATCGAAATTCCGAAGGGTGACTCGGCGCTGGAAACCTTTGTGAAGGATTGGGAGCATCCCGGTGATCCTCGCGCGGGGATGGGGAGCTAG
- a CDS encoding M23 family metallopeptidase, protein MGKSKVRTGKLLRDREVFLRDGERVTRIKISIVSQIFAIAMVFGLTSWSGFATAQLLNEREAQMSYAEEMAWHEQIEARQFLLAEMANRLLDEEYDAKLKQLEDLGVADRVDSVGGPYEGDLTADETFAELFKSWKRLDTLDDGVIAVPSAMPVNDARLTSSYGTRRDPFRGRRSNHKGIDLAGPVGTPILSTADGRVVRAGWNSGGYGNLIEIDHGNGITTRYAHLSKVQVKRGDRVLRGEQIGKMGSTGRSTGSHLHYEVRIDGRAVNPIPFMESGDYLLAMQDRTRADEAMEAIGGSE, encoded by the coding sequence ATGGGCAAGTCGAAAGTTAGGACGGGTAAACTGCTGCGCGATCGCGAGGTATTTCTTCGTGACGGTGAACGCGTGACCCGCATCAAGATTTCCATCGTCAGCCAGATTTTTGCGATCGCCATGGTGTTCGGCCTGACCAGCTGGTCGGGTTTCGCCACGGCGCAGCTGCTCAACGAGCGCGAAGCGCAGATGAGCTACGCGGAAGAGATGGCGTGGCACGAACAGATCGAAGCCCGTCAGTTCCTGCTCGCCGAAATGGCCAACCGCCTGCTCGACGAAGAATATGATGCCAAGCTGAAGCAGCTTGAAGATCTCGGTGTCGCCGACCGCGTCGATTCGGTCGGTGGTCCTTATGAGGGAGACCTCACCGCCGACGAGACCTTTGCCGAGCTGTTCAAGAGCTGGAAGCGTCTCGACACGCTCGATGATGGCGTGATTGCCGTTCCCTCGGCCATGCCGGTCAACGATGCCCGCCTGACCTCGAGCTACGGTACGCGTCGCGACCCGTTCCGCGGTCGCCGTTCGAACCATAAGGGTATCGACCTTGCCGGCCCCGTCGGCACGCCGATCCTGTCGACCGCCGATGGCCGCGTCGTTCGCGCCGGCTGGAACAGCGGTGGCTATGGCAATCTCATCGAGATCGACCATGGCAACGGCATCACCACCCGCTACGCCCACCTTTCGAAGGTCCAGGTGAAGCGCGGCGATCGCGTCCTTCGCGGCGAGCAGATCGGCAAGATGGGCTCGACCGGCCGTTCGACCGGTAGCCACCTGCACTATGAAGTCCGCATCGACGGCCGTGCAGTGAACCCCATT
- the fabI gene encoding enoyl-ACP reductase FabI — protein sequence MTDLMKGKRGLIMGLANNKSLAWGISKKLAEQGAELAFTYLGDALKKRVEPLAAELGSDIVINCDVSDMDALDTAFDELKSHWDSLDFVVHAIGFSDKNELRGKYVDTSLDNFLMTMNISAYSLVAVAKRAREMMNENGSILTLTYYGAEKVIPHYNVMGVAKAALETSVQYLAADLGPEGIRVNAISAGPIKTLAASGIGDFRYIMRWNEVNAPLRRNVTIEDVGGAGLYFLSDLSSGVTGEVHHVDAGYHVVGMKAEDAPDLTID from the coding sequence ATGACCGACCTGATGAAGGGCAAACGCGGGCTCATCATGGGGCTCGCCAACAACAAGTCGCTGGCCTGGGGCATCTCGAAGAAGCTGGCGGAGCAGGGCGCCGAACTGGCCTTCACCTACCTTGGCGATGCGCTGAAGAAGCGCGTCGAGCCGCTGGCAGCCGAGCTTGGCAGTGACATCGTCATCAATTGCGATGTGTCCGACATGGACGCGCTCGATACGGCGTTCGACGAACTGAAGTCTCATTGGGACAGCCTCGACTTCGTGGTCCATGCGATCGGTTTCTCCGACAAGAACGAGCTGCGCGGCAAATATGTCGACACCAGCCTCGACAACTTCCTCATGACCATGAACATATCGGCCTACAGCCTGGTCGCGGTCGCCAAGCGGGCGCGCGAGATGATGAACGAGAACGGGTCGATCCTGACGCTGACCTATTATGGCGCCGAGAAAGTCATCCCGCATTATAACGTCATGGGTGTCGCCAAGGCCGCGCTGGAGACCAGCGTGCAATATCTCGCCGCCGACCTCGGCCCCGAAGGCATCCGTGTCAACGCGATCAGTGCGGGCCCGATCAAGACGCTGGCCGCCAGCGGCATCGGCGATTTCCGCTACATCATGCGCTGGAACGAGGTGAATGCGCCGCTGCGCCGCAACGTGACGATCGAAGATGTCGGCGGTGCGGGCCTCTATTTCCTCAGCGACCTGTCGAGCGGCGTGACCGGCGAAGTTCACCATGTCGATGCCGGCTATCATGTCGTCGGCATGAAGGCCGAGGACGCACCGGATCTCACTATCGACTGA
- a CDS encoding YihY/virulence factor BrkB family protein, translated as MASLRAKFGSEAISKLKRSERPWEVVKRVAVGVYSDGFIHAGNLAYISMLALFPFIILASAVAKLLGTGDATDEAILGLLSQLPPNVAEALAEPLFEATSGRSGPLLWFGAIVGMWTAGSYIETIRDVLRRAYGVRMVAPFWEYRLASIGLILGSVFLLMVAFASSLTLSSLQALIAEYTVLERDGTGLITLLQIVPAVTLYGTIYTLIWALTPLRYRRSQCRIWPGALAITLWWLVTVALLPQAVQLFGGYGRTYGSLAGAMVALIFFYIVGFGVVVGAELNAALADSGDKALKGEKYEGPHASELEIEDPGEDEEPDTEEGKA; from the coding sequence CTGGCCAGCCTCCGCGCCAAGTTCGGTAGCGAGGCGATTTCGAAGCTCAAGCGCAGCGAGCGACCCTGGGAGGTCGTCAAGCGCGTCGCTGTCGGCGTCTATTCCGACGGCTTTATCCATGCCGGCAACCTTGCCTACATCTCGATGCTGGCGCTGTTCCCGTTCATCATCTTGGCCAGCGCGGTCGCCAAATTGCTGGGCACCGGCGATGCCACCGACGAGGCGATCCTGGGATTGTTGTCGCAATTGCCGCCCAATGTTGCCGAGGCGCTGGCAGAACCCTTGTTCGAGGCGACGAGCGGCAGGTCGGGCCCGCTACTCTGGTTCGGCGCCATTGTCGGCATGTGGACGGCAGGCAGCTATATCGAGACGATCCGCGACGTGCTGCGGCGCGCCTACGGGGTGCGCATGGTGGCGCCTTTCTGGGAATATCGGCTGGCCTCGATCGGATTGATCCTGGGGTCGGTCTTCCTGCTGATGGTCGCCTTTGCTTCCAGCCTCACGCTGTCGAGCCTGCAGGCACTCATCGCCGAATATACGGTGCTCGAGCGCGACGGGACGGGGCTCATCACGCTCCTGCAGATCGTGCCGGCCGTCACGCTCTACGGCACGATCTACACGCTGATCTGGGCGCTGACGCCGCTGCGCTACCGTCGCAGCCAGTGCCGTATCTGGCCGGGGGCGCTGGCGATCACCCTATGGTGGCTGGTGACGGTCGCGCTGTTGCCGCAGGCGGTGCAATTGTTCGGCGGTTATGGGCGCACCTATGGCAGCCTTGCCGGGGCGATGGTCGCGCTGATCTTCTTCTATATCGTCGGATTCGGCGTCGTTGTCGGTGCGGAATTGAACGCGGCTCTAGCGGATTCGGGTGACAAGGCGCTAAAGGGCGAAAAATATGAGGGGCCGCACGCGTCCGAGCTCGAGATCGAGGATCCGGGCGAGGATGAAGAGCCCGACACTGAAGAGGGAAAAGCATGA
- a CDS encoding YkvA family protein, which translates to MKHWAKALRREALTLWVAARHPEVPALPKLIALLVAAYAFSPIDLIPDVIPVLGLVDDVLIVPAGVWLALKLVPRGLRAELRARGASMAERPVSRLGLIIIILLWLLIGFAAWQAFS; encoded by the coding sequence ATGAAACATTGGGCCAAGGCGCTCCGGCGCGAGGCGCTGACTTTATGGGTGGCGGCGCGGCATCCCGAGGTGCCGGCGCTGCCCAAGCTCATCGCGCTGCTCGTGGCAGCCTATGCCTTCAGTCCGATCGACCTCATTCCGGACGTCATTCCGGTATTGGGGCTGGTCGATGACGTGCTCATCGTGCCGGCGGGGGTCTGGTTGGCGCTGAAACTGGTGCCGAGGGGCCTGCGCGCCGAATTGCGGGCGCGGGGTGCAAGCATGGCCGAGCGACCGGTCAGCAGGCTCGGCCTAATCATCATCATCCTGTTGTGGTTGCTCATCGGATTCGCGGCCTGGCAGGCGTTCAGCTAG
- a CDS encoding adenylosuccinate synthase, with translation MPNVTVIGAQWGDEGKGKIVDWLASRADLVVRFQGGHNAGHTLVVDGTTYKLSLLPSGIVRGTPSVIGNGVVLDPWALKAEIEKVEGQGLKVTPETLWIAENTPLILPIHRDLDALREDALQKGKIGTTRRGIGPAYEDKVGRRAIRVCDLADLDSIGPIFERLCAHHDHLRAGFGQDPIDRDALLAELREIADFVNPYARPVWRDLDDARREGKRILFEGAQGTMLDVDHGTYPFVTSSNTVSGTVGAGSGMGPTAAGNVLGITKAYTTRVGSGPFPTELDDEIGQRLGERGHEFGTVTSRKRRCGWFDAVLVRKSVAVCGINGIALTKIDVLDGLETIKICTGYRINGKVYDYMPSSASMQDAIEPIYDEMPGWEGSSAGARSWAELPARAIKYVRRIEELVRCPVTLLSTSPERDDTILVTDPFSQ, from the coding sequence ATGCCGAACGTCACCGTCATCGGCGCCCAATGGGGCGATGAGGGCAAGGGAAAGATTGTCGACTGGCTGGCCAGCCGCGCCGATCTGGTGGTCCGCTTCCAGGGCGGCCATAATGCCGGCCACACGCTGGTCGTCGACGGCACAACCTACAAATTGTCGCTGCTGCCCTCGGGCATCGTGCGCGGCACGCCGAGCGTCATCGGCAATGGCGTGGTGCTCGATCCATGGGCCCTGAAGGCCGAGATCGAAAAGGTCGAGGGCCAGGGCCTCAAGGTGACGCCGGAGACGCTCTGGATCGCCGAGAATACCCCGCTCATCCTGCCCATCCACCGCGACCTTGACGCGCTACGCGAAGATGCGCTGCAAAAGGGCAAGATCGGCACCACCCGCCGCGGCATCGGCCCGGCCTACGAGGACAAGGTCGGCCGCCGCGCCATCCGCGTTTGCGACCTTGCCGACCTCGACAGCATCGGCCCCATTTTCGAGCGCCTGTGTGCCCATCACGATCACCTGCGCGCCGGTTTCGGGCAGGACCCGATCGACCGCGACGCATTGCTCGCCGAGCTGCGCGAGATTGCCGACTTCGTGAACCCCTATGCACGGCCCGTCTGGCGCGACCTCGACGATGCCCGCCGCGAGGGCAAGCGCATCCTGTTCGAAGGCGCACAGGGCACCATGCTCGACGTCGACCATGGCACCTATCCGTTCGTCACCTCGTCCAACACGGTTTCCGGCACTGTCGGCGCTGGCAGCGGCATGGGCCCGACCGCGGCAGGCAATGTGCTTGGCATCACCAAGGCTTATACGACCCGCGTTGGATCGGGCCCCTTCCCAACCGAACTGGACGACGAGATCGGCCAGCGTCTTGGCGAGCGGGGCCATGAATTCGGCACGGTGACGAGCCGCAAGCGCCGCTGCGGCTGGTTCGACGCCGTGCTGGTACGCAAGAGCGTCGCGGTATGCGGGATCAACGGCATCGCACTGACCAAGATCGACGTGCTCGACGGGCTCGAGACGATTAAGATCTGCACCGGCTATCGCATCAACGGCAAGGTCTATGACTACATGCCGTCGAGCGCGAGCATGCAGGACGCGATTGAGCCTATCTATGACGAGATGCCCGGCTGGGAAGGCTCTTCTGCAGGCGCACGCAGCTGGGCCGAATTGCCGGCACGCGCGATCAAATATGTGCGCCGCATCGAGGAACTGGTGCGCTGTCCCGTGACATTGCTCTCGACCAGCCCCGAGCGCGACGACACCATCCTCGTCACGGACCCGTTCAGCCAGTGA
- a CDS encoding class I SAM-dependent methyltransferase encodes MTSRETTGFLPKDHAADAHVGWKDKLAFLAFAPITAPFLLKSLRGGSKEEKQRLTERLDLPADALPNLGSWKADTGFLHLICDIIAAKRPGRVVEFGCGASSLVISAALKQAGCPAHTSFDQHADFVASTTAWLADHDLEADIRHAALQPIDDDWPGLFYDTGPLEDGIDLMIIDGPPWTLHPMTRGGAARLFKHLSPGAIVLLDDASRPGERLVAKRWRKEHRDIDFRLWTGGEKGTLIGTKAS; translated from the coding sequence GTGACCAGTCGCGAGACCACCGGCTTCCTGCCCAAGGACCATGCCGCCGACGCGCATGTCGGATGGAAGGACAAGCTGGCCTTTCTCGCTTTCGCCCCGATCACGGCGCCGTTCCTGCTGAAAAGCCTGCGCGGCGGTTCGAAAGAGGAAAAGCAGCGCCTCACCGAGCGGCTCGACCTGCCGGCCGACGCCTTGCCCAATCTGGGATCGTGGAAAGCCGATACGGGTTTCCTGCATCTCATCTGCGACATTATCGCGGCCAAGCGCCCCGGGCGCGTGGTCGAATTCGGATGCGGCGCCTCGTCGCTGGTCATTTCCGCGGCCCTCAAGCAAGCGGGCTGCCCGGCGCATACAAGCTTCGACCAGCATGCCGACTTCGTGGCCTCGACGACCGCATGGCTGGCCGATCACGATCTCGAGGCAGACATTCGCCATGCCGCGCTGCAGCCGATCGACGATGACTGGCCCGGCCTGTTCTACGATACCGGCCCGCTCGAAGACGGCATCGATCTCATGATCATCGACGGCCCGCCCTGGACGCTGCATCCGATGACGCGCGGCGGTGCGGCGCGGCTGTTCAAGCACCTCTCTCCGGGCGCGATCGTGCTGCTCGACGATGCCAGCCGCCCAGGCGAGCGGCTTGTCGCCAAACGCTGGCGCAAGGAACATCGCGACATCGACTTCCGCCTGTGGACCGGCGGCGAGAAGGGCACGCTGATCGGGACGAAGGCTAGCTGA
- a CDS encoding phosphoserine transaminase: MTRPTRKPARPYFSSGPCAKPPGWSLDKLRTDGLGRSHRSAHNKARLAHCIALMREVLDLPDSHRIGIVPGSDTGAFEMAMWTMLGQRPVTAMGWESFGKDWVKDVADELKLESNLVTADYGELPDLDAVDWSHDVLFTWNGTTSGVKVPNGDWIADDREGLAFADSTSAVFAMRIPWDKVDVATFSWQKVLGGEAAHGVLILGPRAVERLESYTPDRALPKLFRMTKGGKLNEGIFTGATINTPSMLCVEDAIHSLEWAKSVGGLDGMIARAEANAAAVNRMVEERDWLHHLCKDPALRSVTGVCLTADASPDQVKAMVKLLEDEGIAYDFGAYRDAPAGFRIWCGSTVDTADIEALGPWLDWAYGETK, translated from the coding sequence ATGACCAGACCAACGCGCAAACCCGCGCGACCATATTTCTCGTCCGGACCCTGCGCGAAGCCGCCGGGCTGGAGCCTCGACAAGCTACGCACCGACGGCCTCGGCCGATCGCATCGCAGCGCGCATAACAAGGCGCGCTTGGCGCATTGCATCGCGCTGATGCGCGAGGTGCTCGATCTGCCGGACAGCCACCGAATCGGCATCGTCCCCGGTTCCGACACCGGCGCCTTCGAAATGGCCATGTGGACGATGCTGGGCCAGCGCCCGGTCACCGCCATGGGCTGGGAAAGCTTCGGCAAGGATTGGGTGAAGGACGTCGCCGACGAGCTGAAGCTGGAAAGCAATCTCGTCACTGCAGATTATGGCGAACTGCCCGACCTCGATGCGGTCGATTGGAGCCACGACGTCCTGTTCACCTGGAACGGCACGACCTCGGGCGTGAAGGTCCCGAATGGTGACTGGATCGCTGACGACCGCGAAGGCCTTGCGTTCGCTGACAGCACCAGCGCCGTCTTCGCGATGCGCATCCCATGGGACAAGGTCGATGTCGCGACCTTCAGCTGGCAGAAAGTGCTGGGCGGCGAGGCTGCGCATGGCGTGCTGATCCTCGGCCCGCGCGCCGTCGAGCGCCTCGAAAGCTACACGCCCGACCGTGCGCTACCCAAGCTCTTCCGCATGACAAAAGGCGGAAAGCTCAACGAGGGTATTTTCACCGGCGCGACCATCAACACGCCCTCGATGCTCTGCGTCGAAGATGCGATCCACAGCCTTGAATGGGCCAAGTCCGTTGGCGGCCTTGATGGCATGATCGCGCGTGCCGAGGCCAATGCAGCCGCAGTGAACCGCATGGTCGAGGAACGCGACTGGCTGCATCATCTTTGCAAGGACCCAGCGCTGCGCAGCGTTACCGGTGTGTGCCTCACCGCCGACGCCAGCCCCGACCAGGTGAAAGCGATGGTCAAGCTGCTCGAGGATGAAGGCATCGCCTACGATTTCGGCGCCTATCGCGACGCGCCTGCGGGCTTCCGCATCTGGTGCGGATCGACCGTCGACACTGCTGATATCGAGGCCCTCGGGCCCTGGCTCGACTGGGCCTATGGAGAGACCAAGTGA